The Rhodopirellula islandica genome segment GCAAGACCGCCAACAACGGTTCCAAGGCTGGCACCCGACGGACGCCCGTGGTTGTCTCGGGGCGAGGGCCCGCACCGCGAAGTGCGCGGCCGATTGCCGTGCCACCAACGGCCATGCCGCCGGTCGAGCAAGAACGCTCGTCGGACGTGTAGCCGGATTCGCCAAGAATTCGGACGGCAGCCAGCTCAATGATCTGAATTCTGGCGAATCCAGCTACGGTGTGAGATCTGGCAGTTCCAGCTACGACAAGGGCGGGACTGTCGTCCGACCGATAACGCCGGTAAATTCCACTTCGAACTGTGGAATTGCGATCACTTTTGACCAGCAATTTCTGGCGTTGTGCTCGGACGCACCTTATCATGGGTGCCCTCCCCCCCGCCCACCGAAACGATTGACATGACCGAAGACTCTCCCTCCATCGCGCCGATGCGGACGAAGGCGACACCTTCGCCGACTGCCGTTCGAACCCCCGTGCTGCAATCCGTCTGGACTTGGTTCTGGGTGGCCTTGCTGACCGCTGGAATTCCCATGCTGGCGGTCTATTTCTCGAGAATGTGGCGTCTGGATCACTACCAGTACTTTCCGTTTGCCATCGGCGCTGTGGCCTGGCTCGCTTGGACACGTAGCGACCGCTACTTCTATGCTCCTGCCCGACTGACATCGCTCGCACTGGTAGTGATTGGCGCGGTGGCGATGCTGAGCAGCTGGAGCCTTCGATCTCCCTGGGTAATGTCGATCGCGTTCGTCTGTTTTTCGGCCGCTTGCCTGGCTGTCATGCGAGGCCCAAACGACAAAAGCCTACTCGTCTTGGCTTTGCCATTGTTGTTGTTAATTCGATTGCCACTTGGTTACGACCAATTGCTGGTGATCGAGCTGCAACACCTCACGACGATGATGTCGAGTTTGCTGCTGGATGTTCTCTCCATCCCCCACGCAGTGACCCACAATGTGATTGAACTCCCCAGTCGCGAGCTGTTTGTTGCCGAGGCCTGCAGCGGAATCCAATCCGTGTTCACGATGGCATTTCTGAGCACCCTGCTTGTCTCTGTCAATCGCAGGAAACTTTGGCTTGCCCCGTTGTACTTGGTGATCGCGTTAATTCTTGCAGTCGCCGGCAATGTTTTGCGAGTGACGATGGTTGGTGTTGCGGACCAATGGATGTTACTGGACTTGGCATCGGGATGGGCACACGACATTCTTGGCTACACAACCCTAGCGATTTCCGCATTCTTCCTATGGTCGTTTGACGGCTTGATCATGACGTTCATGCATGTGACCGGAACGACGTCCGACGAACAACCTGACAACCCAATTCTGCACCTCTGGAATTGGTTTGTCGACGATGGTCAGAATGTTGACGCGGTGGGTGAGTACTACCGAAACAATCAACCGATCGCTGATCCGAAGCAACTTGGAATGCAGTTGCAATTGGCAAGATGGATGGGGCGAATGCAGGCTAAACCCTTTGCGATCGCAATGGCTGTGTTGGGAGTTGTTTTGATCTCCGTGAGTTCATCATCAGCGATGAAAGTTGCCGTGGTTGGAGTGGAAGAAGGTGCCCAAGGCACCTTCTTTGATGGGCTGATATTCAGTCCACCAATCGAAATGATTGAAACGGGAAACGATGGATTCGAGCTGAACGAACATCAGCTGGCTCGAGGAGGTGAAAACCCGATTTTGGGTCAGAATGCAGATTCTTGGATGTTCGATTCACTAGTAGGTGGCAACCAGGTCCGCGGTCAATTTGTAATCAGCCAGACCTATGCGGATTGGCATGAACTCTGCCTTTGCTACGAGAATCAAGACTGGCGTTTGTTGAATCGAGTTTTGGGGCAGGGCGATGTCTCCCAACTAGATTTGGACACTTTAGAATCCCAACCTTTCGCCTACGCACTCTTCGGTGGTGATACAGAGGCTCGAGGTCATCTTTGGTATTCCGCAATCACTCAATCGGGAGATTTCGTTTATCCACCCGAACGTCCCGGCCAAATCGGCGGACGACTTGCGGCTGCCTCCGAAAACATGAACGAAGTGATCGAGCCGATGATGATGCTGCAGCTTTGGATCGTTGCCCCTAAAAAGTTGGACACCTCCACCATCGATCAAATTGATGAAATGTTCGATGGACTTCGGCATAAAGTTGCGTTGGCGGTAAAGGCCGCTAGTCGCGGGGAGTCAGCCGCTGAGATGGAAGCGCTCTCAACGGAGGTATCGCCATGATTCGCTACTTCAATCCTCTGCAGTGGTTCAAGTGGTTTGGGCAATGGTTGGTTGCTTGGTTCCGCACAATCCCGTGGAAGCGTGCATCAACCGCGGTTCCGGCGTTGATGCTGACGGTTGCATTGGCAATTCTGCTGTTTGTTTCAACGGGAGAGAGTGTCTCCTGGCGAAACCAATTGATTCGGGAACAACTCGCGTCTGCCTTTGAGAGAGACGACTACAAAACTGCCGATCTGTTGATTCGGCGACAGATTGAAGAGGGTGATGAGTCCGCGGAGACTTTGTATCGCTTGGCCGTTGCTCGGCATCAGCAGGATGAGACAGAGGAAGCCTTCGCGTTGATGCGTGGTCTGGTGGCACAGCAGCGTGATCCGCGGGCGGCGCGGTGGTTGTTGCAGGAACTCTATGACCAAAAGAAGTGGACGGATCTGGAGGATGCTGAACAACGCGAGTTCGGACAATTGCTTCAGTTCCTCAGCGAAGAAACCCCAGACGATCTGGGAATCAAGCAAGCCTACGCGGACTACCTGGTTCGCACCAATCGACAGAACCAAGCGATCCCCTACCTGGTCCAGCTGGCGTCGGTGCAACCCATGCGTGGGCTGCAAGCGGCGATGATTTCTCGCCAGGCTGGCGAAGACGACGCCGCGACTCGCTACGCCGAAACCACGCTCGAAAAGGTGCAACAACTCTTTGCTGAAGAACCTGCCAGCCCACAATTGGCGATGGCGAATGTCCAGGCGTTGCTGTTCCTGGAAAAGCACGCGGACGCCGTGCGGCTGCTCAACGAATCCATCGGACGGATGAAGACCAAAGAGCACCAGGCGGGGCTGCAACAAGCCATGGGTGAGACCATTGTGGTCTGGATCAACAAGATCGAAGCCGAACCCAACGAAACGGTCGCCGAACGACTGCGAGTCCTCAAGATGCTGCAGGTGGCGTTGCAATACGCTCCCAACAACCCACGCGTGTTGAGTTTGGTGGCCGACCAAGTGCTCAAGACGCTGGAGTCCGACGACAAGGAACTTTCCAAAATCCGTTCCGCCCTGGTCAAGGGATCCTCCCCTGGGATCGCAAACTTCATTCGAGGCACGGCAGCACTTCTCAAGGGCGATCCGGATCGTGCCACGCTGCACCTGAAACTGGCAGCGGAACACCTGCCTCATAGTTCAGCAATTCTGAATAACTTGGCCGTTGCCATGGCCGAGAAAGAAGATGGTGATTTGGAACAGGCACTGCAGATCAGCGAGAAGGCGATCGAAAGTGTCTCCCAACCGAATCCGTTTTTCTACGAGACTCGCGGGCAGATCCTGACGAAACTTGGCAAGCACTTGGAAGCCATCCCTGACCTGGAGCGGGCGCTCGCGGAAGAGTCCCTGGCCAACACGGCTCACGAGTCCCTTGCGGTTTGCTTTGAGGCCTTGGGCGAAGAGGAATTGGCGGAAGAACACCGAGCCGCCATCACGGACGAGTGAACGTAGCCGGATTCGCCAAGAATTCGGACGCCTGGGCCCACCATCACAACCCGAACGCGTTAGCGAGGGACCACGCAGATCAACGCGTCGGTCTCCGCCAAGTAGCCGGATTCGCCAAGAATTCGGACATCCACCAACTCGAACATCTGAATTCTGGCGAATCCAGCTACAGCAGGATCCCTCGCTGACGCGTTCGGGTTGTGATTGGACGACCGGCAATCGCGCGCGTCTGAATTCTGGCGAATCCAGCGACAGCATGGTCCCTCGCTCACGCGTTCGGGTTGCGATTCGAAGACCAGATCGCACGGCGTTGAGCCCAGACGTTTGACACCCCAACGAAAAAAAGGCGACCGAGAGCCATTCTCTCGGTCGCCTTTTTTCGTTTTCAGTTTGGAACTGGCGATCGCTCAGATCATTGGGTGTTGCCAGTCGTTCCGGCTGCACTGGTGGTCGGCAACTTTGGAGCGGCCATTTGCTCGAGTCGTTCTCGGTTGATCTTGGTGGCCACAACACCCGGCGAGGTGGCTGGTTCGATCGTGGTCACGAAGACTTGAGGTTGGGACTGCCCGTCCAAGACGTAGCTCGTGACGGCTTCCCGAACCGCTTTCAGGCGGGATTCGGTTTCAGCTTGGGTGCCACCACGCAGGACGTGGATCTCGCGGCGTCCTTCGGGAGCCTGCGTCGCGATCCAGCGAACTCGATTTTGGCCGGCCGCCAACAAGGCTCCGTCACCACCCCGGAACAGCTCGTGCCCGATGGTGTTGTGCATCCGCCAGCCGTTGCGTTTCATGGCTTCGAAGGGCATCACAACCTGCACCGCGTCAACTTCGTTGAACGGGTCGGGCCAAGCCACGTTGCGGTGATAGCCGACGTGCATTTGATGAACCAACGAACCCCAGTCCGCCGAAGCCGTTGGTGTGCGAATGCCGCCCAATGCCATCGCGGCGAGGATTGCGGCGAAGAGCAACATGCGTTGTGTTGGGAACGTGGTCGCCATGGTCGGGCAAATCCTTTTGCAGGGCCGAATGTAAGTGAGTCGCAGTGCGTTGGATCCCAAACGCGAAATGCGAAACGGGAGCCTTGATACTTTGTCTCATTCGGCGTTTTCCCGCTCCTGCTTTGGACCGACGGGAGGCAGGGTCCCCGGTTTGCGTGGTCGACAAAGTCGTTGCAAGCGTTAGCGTTGCGCAGAGCCTTGTTCGCTGTAGCTGGATTCGCCAGAATTCAGATCATTGAGCTGGCTGCCATCCGAATTCTGGCGAATCCGGTTACGTCACGCAGCGTTTGCTCAGGATTCGTCCGCGGTTGTCTGGACGACCAGCTTGTGGATGGCCTCGATGGCCTGCGTGTCACTTCCATGCAACACCTTCATGGCGTCCACGCCGCCCGTGATCTCAAAGGCTTGTTCAACCTCTTCGGTCGTCAACCATCCCCGATAGCCGTAGTAACGAATCTCGGCGAGTTTTCGCAGCGGCGTCATGGAACTGTCCCCCAAGACTTGGGCAACACGTTTGCGAGCCACTTCGGGGCTGAGCGTGGGCAGGTCCGACAACGTCAAACGCTCGTCGACCACGGCCCATAGCGATTTCAGTTGCTCGTCGACGTAAGCGGACGGCGAGCCTCGCCCAACACGAGTCATGCGTTCGACTTCGGTGTTGTCCATGGGGCCAGAGCTGACCAGGGTCTTTCCCGTCCGAGCGTCCAGGACCTTCACGCGACTGATGTTGCTGACCGCACCGACTCGGTTTTCTTTCAAACCAACGTCGAAATGGACCAGCAGATCGAGGCCATGTTCGTGAGCGGTCTTGACCGTTTCGCGGGAATTGCCTTCACCAACGAACAAAACACTGGGAATCCACATGGACTTGGCCGCTTGGTCGACCGAGTCCCCGTTGACCGTGTGCCCTTGGGTGGTGGACTCTGGTTCCACATCGGTCAGGGCGTGCCCAAACTTGCCTTCGGTGATTCGCTTGGACAGCCCCGACTTCACCGTTTCAGCGACCAGCCCCAAGAAAGTTTCCATGCGGGCGTCGACTTCCTCGTCCGTCATCTCGGCTTTAGGAACCGCCATCCCGGCGGCAGGGTTTCGTCCGCCTCTTCCTGGCATGCCCATGCCCGGCATCCCCATTCCTGGGCCACCCATTCCCATGTCGCCCTCGTACATTCCCATGTCGCCCATGGGCATTTCACCCCCCATGCCCATCCCGTTGGGGCCTCCCGGGCCGGGGCCGCCCATCCCGGGGCCCATCATGCCTGGGTCCATGCCGCTGCCCATTGCCATTTCCATCATTCCGGAATCCATTCCCATGCCATCGGGACTCATCCCACCGCGGCCCATGCCGCCCGAGGATCCCGATTCTGTGATGGGCGAAGGGTCGGCAGTGGAGGAGTCGCCGTGAACAGCCAGGCTGGTCCCAATCCGGAGGTGCCAAAGCGGTTTCCGGAAGTGCTTGCTGAACTTGATTTGATCCATTTGTCGCTCGGCCGCGTCACTGCCCCGGGCGATGAAGCCGTGGAACAACTGCAGTGCCAATGGCAGGTTGCCGTAGCGATAGGCCACGTGAGCCTCATTGCGGAGCACCGGGCCCAAGGCGACAGGGGTTTTCGGAGCCGCAGCGGAAGCGAAGATCTGCTGCACCCGTTCGGTCAGGGGCGACCAATCAGGGTTGAACAACTCCAGCATCACCATCGGCGAAGGCTGCATGTTCGCTCCCCGCCCGGAATTGGATTGCCCGCCGTAACCGGAACCTCCATAGGGGTCATCCATGCCGTATCCCGACCCCATTTCCATCTCGTAACTGTCCATGCCCTCGTAGCCTGGTTCCATTCCTCCGTAGCCAGGAGGTCCGCCGGAACCGGGAGGCCCACCATAACCAGGAGAAACATCGTCTCCTCTCGCCTGGGCTTCCATCGCCGCCCGCTCAGCCGCCTCCATCGCAGCCTGTTGACCTTGCGCGAGCGCGACCGACGAAAACGTTGTCACGCCAGCGGTCAAACAAAACGCCGTCAAACAGAGCTTCCATCCGGCCAAGGGGGAAGATAAACGCGGCGACAAATCAGCAGACTTCGTCAGCATTGGAAGAATCGAGCGGAAGAGGGGCAAGGCAGACATGCGATCAGGCTCCAAACCGAAACAGCTTGTTGGGAACGTCGTCGGGATCGCGGCAGAATCCGTCAAAAATACTGGAAAATGGCTACTCGGAGCCAAACGACAGTCGTCTATAATAAGCGACGACGACGGAGGTCGGGGAACGGATTTTTGAAAAGCCTTCAAACAGTCGCGTCAAAATCCGAATGAATTTGATGCGAACCGGGCTCGACCAGGGAACTTTCTCCCCACCCGCACCGTCCATGTTGAAACGTCGGTCCAACCTTTCCGTCCCGCCTTGTGAGAAATCGTCACGATGCCGCGTGTTTCCCTGACGAGCCTTCGAAGCCGCTCCAAGAGAGATCGAACGCGCGGAACCCGCCGTCGTTTGGCGATGCAAACACTGGATGATCGCCGCGTGCTGGCCGCGATCGTTGGTTCCGTCTTTCACGACGCCAACGATTCCATGCAAAAGGAAGCCGAAGAATCAACTTTGGCCAACCGCTTGGTGTTCGTCGATCAAAATGACAACGGCTCGTTGGACCAAGGCGAACGATACGGTTTGACGGACGAGTCCGGCCAATTCTCGCTGGATGGACTCGGCGACGGCACGCATGTCGTCCGCGTCTTCAACGGCACCCAGTCTCAAATTCAGACGACCCCGACGACAATCACCGCGAATCCGTTCCTTTTGGAATCCGAGATCACGGCCGTCACCCCCGCCTTCGTTCTCGATGCGGGCACCGAAAACGAAGCCATCTTGCCGGCGGTTTTCGCCAAGGGCACGTCGCTGCACACGTTGTCCAGCAGCGGCACCGTCGCCTCGACGTTGGATCTGGGCATCGGCATTCAAGCCCTCTGGCGTTCACCGGCAGGCGAATTGGTCGTGCTGGGCGACAACACCGTCGGGCACAAAGCCTTCATTGTGGACGCTACACTTTCGAGCGCCACACCTTTCACCGACAGCGACTTGGCACCGCAATTCGTCGGTCATGCGATCGATGATGTGGGCCGCGGTTTGTTGCTGCAAGCGGCCGACAACGGCTCATCCCAGCTCTGGACAGTCGACACAGCCAGCATGAGCGCCGATGCGACGGGCGCCTTGGTTCCTGAAGGCACCGAACTGATTGGCGACTCGAGCCCGCGTTCGACTGACGGTCCCACGCGATCCATCCTGGCTCGCGCGACACAAATCGACGATGGACAAGGCGGCACCAGCGACGGCCTTGAGATTCACGTTTGGAGCAACGCCGACCACTCGTTGCTGACCAACGATCCAATCATCGTCGATGGCGGCGTCGAAGTGGTGGGCTTCAGCGATGAAGCTGGCCTGTTGGTCGTTCGGCAATCGGACGGTTTGACGGTCCACGATCTTGAAACAAACGACTTGGCAACTCTGTACAGCCTGCCAACGGATGCTCCTGTCGCGATCGATGCGGCTCGCGGGTTGATCGTCACCCTGACTCCGGACTCGGTCGACCCCGTCGAGGCTGGACTGCGATTGATTGACGCGGACTCCGGCGATTTGGTTGTCGACCTGGCGATCGACCTCTCCACTCTGAATCTGCCAGCGACCTCCGGTGCACAAGGCATTTCGCTGGATCCTGAATTGCGTCGTGTCGCCTTGGTGGGCGCCGCGGGGATGGCGGAGATGAGCCTTCGCACACCTGCCCCTCATCGTGTGCAAATCACCAACAACGAAGATCCCTCGCCCATTGAATTTGGGATGCGGTTGATCGGCGCCAACACCGCTCCCAACTATGACACCCCGCCGAGCTGGGTGATGGACGAGGACACCGTGCTGACCAACGCGGCTCCTGCGGTGTATGGCGATTCATCAGATGCGGACGAAGACGATTTTGTACTGCTGCCGATCCAAGGCACCAGCGCCGGCGTGTCCACCGTGACCCTCGCTGGGTCGCTGTCCTACGTTCCCATTGAAGATTTCGCTGGTGTCGACCAATTCACCGTGTGGCTGCATGACGGCCGTGACTTCACC includes the following:
- the xrtU gene encoding exosortase U, coding for MTEDSPSIAPMRTKATPSPTAVRTPVLQSVWTWFWVALLTAGIPMLAVYFSRMWRLDHYQYFPFAIGAVAWLAWTRSDRYFYAPARLTSLALVVIGAVAMLSSWSLRSPWVMSIAFVCFSAACLAVMRGPNDKSLLVLALPLLLLIRLPLGYDQLLVIELQHLTTMMSSLLLDVLSIPHAVTHNVIELPSRELFVAEACSGIQSVFTMAFLSTLLVSVNRRKLWLAPLYLVIALILAVAGNVLRVTMVGVADQWMLLDLASGWAHDILGYTTLAISAFFLWSFDGLIMTFMHVTGTTSDEQPDNPILHLWNWFVDDGQNVDAVGEYYRNNQPIADPKQLGMQLQLARWMGRMQAKPFAIAMAVLGVVLISVSSSSAMKVAVVGVEEGAQGTFFDGLIFSPPIEMIETGNDGFELNEHQLARGGENPILGQNADSWMFDSLVGGNQVRGQFVISQTYADWHELCLCYENQDWRLLNRVLGQGDVSQLDLDTLESQPFAYALFGGDTEARGHLWYSAITQSGDFVYPPERPGQIGGRLAAASENMNEVIEPMMMLQLWIVAPKKLDTSTIDQIDEMFDGLRHKVALAVKAASRGESAAEMEALSTEVSP
- a CDS encoding tetratricopeptide repeat protein yields the protein MIRYFNPLQWFKWFGQWLVAWFRTIPWKRASTAVPALMLTVALAILLFVSTGESVSWRNQLIREQLASAFERDDYKTADLLIRRQIEEGDESAETLYRLAVARHQQDETEEAFALMRGLVAQQRDPRAARWLLQELYDQKKWTDLEDAEQREFGQLLQFLSEETPDDLGIKQAYADYLVRTNRQNQAIPYLVQLASVQPMRGLQAAMISRQAGEDDAATRYAETTLEKVQQLFAEEPASPQLAMANVQALLFLEKHADAVRLLNESIGRMKTKEHQAGLQQAMGETIVVWINKIEAEPNETVAERLRVLKMLQVALQYAPNNPRVLSLVADQVLKTLESDDKELSKIRSALVKGSSPGIANFIRGTAALLKGDPDRATLHLKLAAEHLPHSSAILNNLAVAMAEKEDGDLEQALQISEKAIESVSQPNPFFYETRGQILTKLGKHLEAIPDLERALAEESLANTAHESLAVCFEALGEEELAEEHRAAITDE
- a CDS encoding dockerin type I domain-containing protein; protein product: MQTLDDRRVLAAIVGSVFHDANDSMQKEAEESTLANRLVFVDQNDNGSLDQGERYGLTDESGQFSLDGLGDGTHVVRVFNGTQSQIQTTPTTITANPFLLESEITAVTPAFVLDAGTENEAILPAVFAKGTSLHTLSSSGTVASTLDLGIGIQALWRSPAGELVVLGDNTVGHKAFIVDATLSSATPFTDSDLAPQFVGHAIDDVGRGLLLQAADNGSSQLWTVDTASMSADATGALVPEGTELIGDSSPRSTDGPTRSILARATQIDDGQGGTSDGLEIHVWSNADHSLLTNDPIIVDGGVEVVGFSDEAGLLVVRQSDGLTVHDLETNDLATLYSLPTDAPVAIDAARGLIVTLTPDSVDPVEAGLRLIDADSGDLVVDLAIDLSTLNLPATSGAQGISLDPELRRVALVGAAGMAEMSLRTPAPHRVQITNNEDPSPIEFGMRLIGANTAPNYDTPPSWVMDEDTVLTNAAPAVYGDSSDADEDDFVLLPIQGTSAGVSTVTLAGSLSYVPIEDFAGVDQFTVWLHDGRDFTEHVLNITVENVPDAPTEVIPHIDSVPENIPLNAAIGQIEVIDGDGQGNLVIDIDDDRFIVDQNGNLIFVGPDNLNWEDEWAIPLIITVHDPDFEEPLVHTATLQILDEDDPIEDVLPGNATVRENFEGDVVTEITVVDEDDDQFYDFLVDDDRFLIVNGSLRLKPGIAVDFEESDTIVVNVTVSHLDDSFEKAITLQVIDQPESPSNFVLTPATVEEQTPGAIVGELRIAGNPAANNHSLTVNDSRFVFDGSTLKLAEGVSVSLIDQQEIEIDITATSQSAGVAPVTETFLVQVIENDTPYHNDIEPHDVNSDEEVTALDALTIINYLNIYGPGPVGFGDPGFGYDVNADGFVTALDALLVINHLNQITRPTGTVNNGEEESEGSGEGEPIADDQLAQNSETGSNESLAPGNQNVSGPLEPRGFAQSTLRRQARDAVLTDLSKLIDSSTDDPFAVSTEQLVDVLSRVSDLDDNHHDSALKLLSDEADE